From one Oscillatoria sp. FACHB-1407 genomic stretch:
- the fba gene encoding class II fructose-bisphosphate aldolase (catalyzes the reversible aldol condensation of dihydroxyacetonephosphate and glyceraldehyde 3-phosphate in the Calvin cycle, glycolysis, and/or gluconeogenesis): MALVPMRLLLDHAAENGYGIPAFNVNNMEQIQAIMQAAAETDSPVILQASRGARKYAGENFLRHLILAAIETYPHIPIVMHQDHGNEPATCYSALKNGFTSVMMDGSLEADAKTPASFEYNVRVTSEVVKVAHAIGASVEGELGCLGSLETGKGDKEDGHGFEGTLSHDQLLTDPDEAVQFVEATQVDALAVAIGTSHGAYKFTRKPTGEILAISRIEEIHRRLPNTHLVMHGSSSVPEDLIALINQYGGAIPETYGVPVEEIQKGIKSGVRKVNIDTDNRLAITAAVREALAANPKEFDPRHFLKPSIKYMQKVCAERYQQFGTAGNASKIKQISLDEYAAKYAKGELTAVTKKAVGV; this comes from the coding sequence ATGGCACTAGTGCCAATGCGACTGCTGCTGGATCACGCAGCCGAGAATGGATACGGCATCCCTGCATTTAACGTCAACAATATGGAGCAGATCCAGGCAATCATGCAGGCTGCTGCTGAGACTGATAGCCCTGTGATCCTGCAAGCTTCTCGTGGTGCTCGTAAGTATGCGGGCGAAAATTTCCTCCGTCACTTGATTCTGGCGGCGATCGAAACCTATCCCCACATCCCCATCGTGATGCACCAGGATCACGGTAACGAGCCTGCAACTTGCTATTCTGCTCTGAAGAATGGCTTCACTAGCGTCATGATGGACGGTTCTTTAGAAGCCGATGCTAAGACTCCTGCAAGCTTTGAGTACAACGTGCGCGTCACCAGCGAAGTTGTGAAAGTGGCTCACGCGATCGGCGCGAGCGTTGAAGGTGAGCTAGGTTGCTTGGGTTCTCTGGAAACTGGAAAAGGTGACAAGGAAGATGGTCACGGATTTGAGGGCACTCTTTCCCATGACCAACTGTTAACTGACCCCGATGAAGCGGTTCAGTTCGTTGAAGCGACTCAAGTAGATGCCCTGGCAGTGGCGATCGGGACTAGCCACGGTGCTTACAAGTTTACCCGTAAGCCCACTGGTGAAATTTTGGCAATCAGCCGCATCGAAGAAATTCACCGTCGTCTGCCCAACACTCACCTGGTTATGCATGGATCTTCCTCCGTTCCCGAAGATCTGATTGCGTTGATCAACCAGTATGGTGGTGCGATCCCTGAAACCTATGGTGTACCTGTTGAAGAAATTCAAAAGGGCATCAAGAGCGGTGTTCGCAAAGTCAACATCGACACTGACAACCGTTTGGCAATCACAGCGGCGGTTCGTGAAGCTCTGGCTGCAAACCCCAAAGAGTTTGACCCTCGTCACTTCTTGAAGCCTTCCATCAAGTACATGCAGAAAGTGTGTGCTGAGCGTTATCAGCAGTTCGGTACAGCTGGCAACGCGAGCAAGATCAAGCAGATCTCGCTGGATGAGTATGCTGCGAAGTATGCTAAGGGCGAACTGACAGCCGTTACCAAGAAAGCTGTTGGTGTTTAA
- a CDS encoding Uma2 family endonuclease: MQGFIQLKTQVGVLVDPRTQTMEVYRPNIERVEDAQILRNGEVLTLPAL, translated from the coding sequence ATTCAGGGGTTTATTCAGTTAAAGACTCAGGTTGGCGTGCTGGTTGATCCCAGAACTCAAACGATGGAAGTTTACCGCCCCAATATTGAGCGAGTGGAAGATGCTCAAATCTTGCGAAACGGCGAGGTTTTAACCCTACCAGCGTTATGA
- a CDS encoding aldose epimerase family protein: MFAIATQQEQYKTYVLSDETAQAQVEVVPERGGIVTRWKLQEHDILYLDAARFTNPELTVRGGIPILFPICGNLPDNTYTHNGQTYTLKQHGFARDLPWEVVEQGTQDSAHLSLQLTSNEQTRAVYPFDFLVNFTYKLQGNSLEIHQRFTNRSSEPMPFSTGLHPYFEVTDKSQLTLDIPGTEFYNQRSQSVDAYSGKFDFEQDEIDAAFRNVTRQSASATDLSRKLHLTVEYDSVYSTVVFWTVKGKDFYCLEPWTAPRNALNTGEHLTHLEPGATLEAIVKLSVTVL; the protein is encoded by the coding sequence ATGTTTGCGATCGCCACTCAGCAAGAGCAATACAAAACCTACGTTCTCTCAGATGAAACGGCCCAAGCTCAAGTAGAGGTTGTGCCAGAGCGCGGTGGCATTGTAACTCGTTGGAAACTCCAAGAACACGATATTTTGTACCTTGATGCAGCCCGATTTACGAACCCAGAACTGACGGTACGTGGGGGCATTCCCATTCTGTTTCCCATCTGTGGAAATTTGCCCGACAACACCTACACGCACAACGGGCAGACCTATACCCTGAAACAACACGGATTCGCCCGCGATCTCCCCTGGGAAGTGGTTGAGCAGGGCACACAGGATAGTGCTCATCTCTCGTTGCAGTTGACCAGCAATGAGCAAACTCGTGCCGTTTATCCGTTTGACTTTTTAGTGAATTTTACCTATAAGCTCCAGGGCAACTCCTTGGAGATCCACCAACGATTTACCAACCGTTCCAGTGAACCGATGCCCTTTTCAACGGGGTTGCACCCCTATTTTGAGGTCACAGATAAATCGCAACTGACTTTGGATATCCCTGGCACTGAGTTTTACAATCAACGTTCTCAAAGTGTAGATGCTTACTCCGGCAAGTTTGATTTTGAGCAGGACGAGATTGACGCTGCGTTTCGCAACGTGACTCGCCAGTCGGCAAGCGCAACAGATTTAAGCCGCAAGCTCCATCTTACGGTAGAATACGATTCGGTCTATTCAACGGTGGTGTTTTGGACGGTGAAGGGTAAGGACTTCTATTGCCTTGAACCGTGGACGGCACCTCGCAATGCCCTCAACACCGGAGAGCATTTAACTCATCTGGAACCGGGGGCAACGTTGGAGGCGATCGTCAAGTTATCCGTCACAGTCCTGTAG
- a CDS encoding CapA family protein, translating into MVNLELAKPSVASIEELYQPSVMQMARAGHFRAIAYWINAYLVPQGIYVCVAAASRPGYLLILVEFQHAPDRERLVRFICHRLCKLKSDLIAGAQIVACYAGGSHMLWQQSVRLLAPGKKRRSRPKAIAVRRVEPLLPTLPKLDLVKTAHTLHEQVRQLNLQDHLTNPRLRLLVKSAAAAFILGCAVEVANSTLRSPETVTAEGITRPAVVETALEQVPVTQFEAEGDELNSTVTLAFSNEEALGAIRETSPTESAARNRISQPDVTLAYLNTPPTTPAVGAADPSAAIQALQADGVDVVNLANNALLQRDDSELTQAIETLEQAGIHSLGAGRNQQEARRPEIMDVRGQRIAYLGYSDSDQHAAGTWKAGVNPGLSDQVSADIQAIRDQVDWVVVNYHWNQELTEQPADWQMNLARTAIDQGADLVVGHHPDVLQGAEIYKGRAIAYSLGNFIFPNSENPASQPNYDTAMLKVSLRQNQMRLEFLPVQVSQDKPQIASGEKAEEILQRIRKASAQFEQPMDFPVTLDAQPPSTQPSAQPMTEAAQPATQPPVNTQPPIITQPPSVKPTSPESSFVEPPSGEPASLEPSTVEGTTPITAPSDEGTTAPANSFITYPDGSEQTPIDNQAIPKPTDPLKQEATTPDNAVQPVDAIPETAEIDVLPEPESEEILFPDELDPLAEPTDAEVEPLPGDGF; encoded by the coding sequence ATGGTTAATTTAGAGCTTGCGAAGCCTTCTGTAGCGTCCATTGAGGAGTTATATCAACCATCTGTAATGCAGATGGCACGGGCGGGGCACTTTCGGGCGATCGCCTATTGGATCAATGCCTATCTGGTTCCTCAAGGCATTTATGTTTGCGTTGCCGCTGCCTCTCGACCGGGATATCTGCTGATTCTCGTGGAGTTTCAACATGCGCCCGATCGCGAACGATTGGTGCGCTTCATTTGTCATCGATTGTGTAAATTAAAGTCTGATTTGATTGCGGGTGCTCAAATTGTTGCCTGCTATGCAGGTGGCTCTCACATGCTCTGGCAACAAAGTGTCCGGTTGCTTGCACCGGGCAAAAAGCGACGTTCTCGTCCCAAAGCGATCGCGGTTCGCCGAGTGGAACCCCTCCTCCCCACTCTGCCTAAGTTAGATCTGGTAAAAACCGCTCATACTTTGCACGAGCAAGTCCGCCAACTCAATCTTCAAGATCATCTCACCAATCCCCGATTACGCCTGTTGGTTAAATCTGCCGCTGCTGCCTTCATTCTGGGCTGTGCAGTTGAGGTGGCTAACTCCACGTTGCGATCGCCAGAAACCGTTACGGCTGAAGGCATCACTCGCCCTGCCGTTGTCGAAACAGCCCTCGAACAGGTTCCCGTCACTCAGTTTGAGGCAGAGGGAGATGAATTAAACTCAACTGTGACGCTGGCATTTAGTAATGAAGAGGCGTTGGGCGCGATCCGAGAAACCTCCCCGACAGAAAGTGCGGCTCGCAACCGAATCTCCCAACCCGATGTGACGCTGGCTTATTTAAATACCCCACCCACAACACCTGCTGTCGGTGCAGCAGATCCGTCAGCAGCAATCCAAGCATTACAAGCGGATGGCGTGGATGTCGTTAATTTAGCTAATAACGCCCTGCTTCAAAGAGATGACTCCGAGTTGACCCAGGCGATCGAAACACTGGAACAAGCTGGCATTCACTCTCTAGGTGCAGGTCGCAATCAGCAGGAGGCTCGTCGCCCTGAGATTATGGATGTGCGGGGGCAACGGATTGCCTATCTGGGCTACTCAGACAGTGACCAGCACGCCGCAGGAACCTGGAAAGCAGGGGTCAATCCGGGGTTGAGTGACCAGGTCAGTGCCGACATCCAGGCTATCCGTGACCAGGTAGATTGGGTCGTGGTCAATTACCACTGGAATCAAGAGTTGACAGAGCAACCCGCTGATTGGCAAATGAACCTGGCACGAACGGCGATCGACCAGGGAGCCGACTTGGTCGTTGGGCATCATCCGGATGTCCTCCAGGGGGCTGAAATTTACAAAGGACGGGCGATCGCCTACTCCCTCGGAAATTTCATCTTCCCCAATAGCGAGAATCCCGCTTCGCAGCCCAACTACGACACGGCTATGCTAAAGGTATCGCTGCGGCAAAACCAGATGCGTCTAGAGTTTTTGCCTGTGCAGGTGAGCCAAGACAAGCCTCAGATTGCCAGTGGCGAAAAAGCTGAGGAGATTTTGCAACGGATTCGTAAGGCGTCGGCGCAGTTTGAGCAACCAATGGATTTTCCAGTCACGCTTGATGCTCAACCACCCAGCACCCAACCCAGTGCTCAACCGATGACTGAAGCGGCTCAACCTGCAACCCAACCGCCCGTCAACACGCAACCTCCCATCATCACACAACCTCCCTCGGTGAAGCCAACTTCGCCGGAGTCTTCCTTTGTGGAACCCCCTTCAGGTGAACCAGCTTCATTAGAGCCATCTACCGTTGAAGGCACGACTCCGATTACCGCACCATCTGACGAGGGTACTACGGCTCCAGCTAACTCCTTCATTACCTACCCGGATGGCTCAGAGCAGACTCCCATCGACAATCAAGCCATTCCCAAGCCCACCGATCCGCTCAAGCAAGAAGCAACCACGCCCGATAACGCCGTTCAACCTGTCGATGCTATTCCAGAAACGGCAGAAATCGACGTGTTGCCCGAACCAGAAAGTGAAGAAATTCTCTTCCCTGATGAGCTTGACCCACTCGCCGAGCCGACCGATGCTGAGGTAGAACCATTGCCGGGGGATGGGTTCTAA
- a CDS encoding pentapeptide repeat-containing protein encodes MTPVPNSSESNSSNQFEANPIPDNQSDRLNGQIAVPPSSQPYGEVTRQENSSTIISQPPTPSNPAPPSAAFIVLVAIGVMFVGLLTNSLWISIGGTIVATLISLRILARTLQIVITELVTEQQLLIALLGLIVAAICVLRFTPIGERLGSWYNGLNWDAVGATGEVVGAVGQILIAVLAVYIAWRQYVISKDLTIQQNLITQQQTIDSYFQGISELVLDAEGLLEDWPQERAIAEGRTAAILSSIDAPGKAKVIRFLSRSRLLTPLKRDRLLGRAILDGSGGYQEDRDFGVRVIDLGVMLAESNLAGTDLRWTDLSDANLIRANLNGCSLVKANLARTVLVDANLSGADIMGATLFYGSADTATPRSRADIPDYTTGAHTGAVVENADLTSVQRISNEQRYYCCAWGGSKTRATIPGGCEGIPNRLGR; translated from the coding sequence ATGACACCCGTGCCAAATTCTTCTGAGTCCAATAGTTCTAATCAGTTTGAAGCGAATCCTATCCCTGATAATCAGAGCGATCGCTTAAATGGTCAGATCGCTGTTCCGCCTTCCAGTCAACCGTATGGTGAGGTGACTCGCCAGGAGAACAGTTCAACGATTATCTCTCAACCTCCAACCCCGTCAAATCCTGCCCCACCCTCTGCTGCATTTATTGTGCTGGTCGCCATTGGGGTCATGTTTGTAGGATTATTGACCAATAGCCTCTGGATCAGCATTGGAGGCACCATTGTTGCCACGCTAATCTCGCTGCGAATTTTGGCGCGGACCCTACAAATTGTCATCACTGAACTTGTCACAGAGCAACAATTGCTCATTGCCCTATTGGGACTGATCGTGGCAGCCATCTGTGTTCTGCGGTTTACCCCCATTGGAGAGCGGTTGGGCAGTTGGTATAACGGCTTAAATTGGGATGCCGTGGGTGCGACGGGTGAAGTCGTGGGTGCGGTCGGTCAAATTTTGATCGCCGTTCTAGCCGTTTATATTGCGTGGCGACAATACGTTATTTCCAAAGATCTCACGATTCAGCAAAACCTGATTACCCAGCAGCAGACCATCGACTCCTACTTTCAGGGCATCTCTGAGTTAGTCCTGGATGCTGAAGGGTTGCTGGAGGATTGGCCTCAAGAGCGGGCGATCGCGGAAGGACGCACAGCGGCGATTCTCAGCAGCATTGATGCTCCCGGTAAAGCCAAGGTGATTCGGTTTTTGTCCCGTTCTCGATTGCTTACCCCTTTGAAGCGCGATCGCCTGCTTGGTCGTGCCATCCTGGATGGTTCAGGTGGCTATCAAGAAGATCGAGATTTTGGGGTACGGGTGATTGATCTGGGGGTGATGTTGGCTGAGTCAAATTTGGCAGGCACTGACCTGCGTTGGACTGACCTGAGTGACGCGAATTTGATTCGTGCCAATTTGAACGGATGCAGTTTGGTCAAAGCCAATCTAGCCCGTACGGTTCTAGTCGATGCTAACCTGTCCGGGGCTGACATTATGGGAGCCACACTATTTTACGGTTCTGCGGACACCGCCACACCCCGCAGTCGGGCTGATATTCCCGATTACACGACGGGTGCCCACACTGGTGCGGTGGTCGAAAATGCAGATCTCACCAGCGTCCAACGGATCTCGAATGAGCAGCGATATTATTGCTGTGCTTGGGGAGGTTCAAAAACGAGAGCCACTATTCCCGGTGGGTGTGAGGGAATTCCGAATCGTTTAGGACGATAG